One window of Arthrobacter oryzae genomic DNA carries:
- a CDS encoding FAD-dependent oxidoreductase: protein MSEHATSTDVLVIGGGMAGLAGALALRENGANVTLVERAPEFGEVGAGLQMAPNASRVLRRWGLLEKALEIGVQPKHLVFRDAVTGEELTRQTLGAEFEERYGAPYVVIHRSDLHRVLLEGCEAAGVTLVNDVMVESVETVNGRGVAHTAAGVDYEADVVIGADGLKSTLRPLVASDEPVPSAYVAYRGTVPITENTPKTDLEDVIVYLGPDCHLVQYPLRKGELLNTVAVFKSASFERGEEQYGGVDELEAAYKDCVPAVQDALKNLATGIRWPMYDRDPIENWVAGRMVLMGDAAHPMLQYLAQGACQALEDAAVLQDVSSGTVFTADGVNPDAWDGAIKEFTNLRAGRTARVQRTARVWGESWHVSGLARTLRNLLFKSRKDNDFQYNDWLYGQTGEGMPAQGRPAAAKVPA, encoded by the coding sequence ATGTCTGAGCACGCCACGTCCACCGATGTCCTCGTCATCGGAGGGGGAATGGCCGGACTGGCCGGAGCCCTAGCGCTGCGCGAAAACGGTGCCAACGTCACCCTCGTGGAGCGGGCTCCGGAATTCGGCGAGGTCGGCGCCGGGCTGCAGATGGCGCCCAACGCCTCACGCGTCCTCCGCCGCTGGGGCCTGCTGGAAAAAGCGCTGGAAATCGGCGTCCAGCCCAAGCACCTGGTTTTCCGCGACGCCGTGACCGGCGAGGAGCTCACCCGCCAGACCCTCGGTGCTGAGTTCGAGGAACGCTACGGCGCCCCGTACGTCGTGATCCACCGCAGCGACCTTCACCGGGTCCTGCTCGAAGGCTGTGAAGCGGCCGGCGTGACGCTGGTCAACGACGTCATGGTGGAGAGTGTTGAAACCGTCAACGGCCGCGGGGTTGCCCACACTGCAGCCGGTGTGGACTACGAGGCAGACGTCGTGATCGGCGCCGACGGACTCAAGTCCACCCTGCGCCCGCTCGTGGCCAGCGACGAACCGGTCCCCTCGGCCTACGTCGCCTACCGCGGCACCGTGCCGATCACCGAAAACACCCCCAAAACGGACCTCGAGGACGTCATCGTCTACCTCGGTCCGGACTGCCACCTCGTGCAGTACCCGCTGCGCAAGGGCGAGCTGCTGAACACTGTGGCCGTCTTCAAGTCCGCCTCCTTCGAACGTGGGGAGGAGCAGTACGGCGGCGTCGACGAGCTCGAGGCAGCCTACAAGGATTGCGTGCCGGCCGTTCAGGATGCGCTCAAGAACCTGGCTACCGGCATCCGTTGGCCGATGTACGACCGCGACCCGATCGAAAACTGGGTGGCCGGCCGGATGGTCCTGATGGGCGACGCCGCCCACCCGATGCTCCAGTACCTCGCCCAGGGCGCCTGCCAGGCGCTTGAGGACGCCGCCGTGCTGCAGGACGTCAGCAGCGGAACCGTCTTCACCGCAGATGGCGTCAACCCGGACGCGTGGGACGGAGCGATCAAGGAATTCACCAACCTCCGCGCCGGCCGTACCGCCCGGGTCCAGCGCACCGCCCGCGTGTGGGGCGAATCCTGGCACGTCTCCGGGCTGGCCCGGACGCTGCGCAACCTGCTCTTCAAGAGCCGGAAGGACAACGACTTCCAGTACAACGACTGGCTGTACGGCCAGACCGGCGAGGGCATGCCCGCCCAGGGCCGCCCGGCGGCGGCTAAAGTTCCCGCCTGA
- a CDS encoding HAD domain-containing protein, which produces MRKVSLYLDVDGVLCPFGAAGVTDWGTRWRMSNAGLLEVAYAGELVESLNTLSRTPGLRCVWLTSWEEMAPEYLCPAIGLAGREWPVLASSGPAGGEGWWKLRALQRDLEETAPDRAVWIDDQL; this is translated from the coding sequence GTGAGGAAAGTCTCCCTCTACCTGGATGTGGACGGAGTCCTATGCCCGTTCGGGGCCGCCGGGGTTACCGACTGGGGGACCAGGTGGCGGATGTCCAACGCAGGACTCCTTGAGGTGGCCTACGCCGGCGAGCTGGTGGAGTCCCTCAACACGCTGTCCCGGACACCCGGCCTCCGGTGCGTCTGGCTCACCAGCTGGGAGGAGATGGCCCCGGAATACCTGTGCCCGGCAATCGGCCTCGCCGGCCGGGAATGGCCCGTCCTGGCCAGCTCCGGACCGGCCGGCGGCGAAGGCTGGTGGAAACTGCGGGCCCTGCAGCGGGACCTTGAGGAGACGGCGCCGGACCGTGCCGTGTGGATCGATGACCAGCTCTAA
- a CDS encoding MFS transporter: MNHTPLAAAPQRSSPGASAPTTVDGPASRFSKASAAAVLVCWLLVVFDGYDLIVYGTVQSSLITETGWGLSKATAGTIGSMAFLGMMIGAIFAGRMADSWGRRRTILGCAIVFSIFTVLCAFAPNAAVFGALRLLAGIGLGGLVPSANALVAELVPTKWRSTIATLMMSGVPIGGSIAALVGIQLIPAFGWQSMFLVAVLALVIVVPLGLKYLPETLAPAGAAVSAAGKDPAKDAGKGHAVKEPSGFSSLLRAPYLGVSMLFALATIATLFAWYGLGTWLPNLMQLAGYNLGSALTFALALNLGAVAGSVITAWAGTRFGPVPTAIAAAAVAAGALVVLVTGPSVTVVYLMLVLAGVGTHGTQCLIIAAVASHYPGHLRGTALGWALGTGRIGAVVAPQVGGLLLAAGLGVNSNFIAFAGAAAIAAVLLAAVGLKLKSKLSTPSPTGAINV; the protein is encoded by the coding sequence ATGAATCACACACCTCTCGCTGCAGCGCCGCAACGGTCCTCGCCGGGGGCCTCCGCCCCCACAACCGTTGATGGGCCTGCATCACGGTTCTCGAAAGCTTCGGCCGCAGCCGTTCTCGTCTGCTGGCTCCTGGTGGTCTTCGATGGCTATGACCTCATTGTCTACGGCACGGTCCAGTCTTCCCTGATTACCGAGACCGGCTGGGGCCTAAGCAAGGCCACCGCCGGCACCATCGGGTCCATGGCCTTCCTCGGCATGATGATCGGTGCGATCTTTGCCGGCCGGATGGCGGACTCATGGGGGCGCCGCCGCACCATCCTGGGTTGCGCCATCGTTTTCTCCATCTTCACCGTCCTCTGCGCCTTCGCACCCAACGCCGCTGTCTTCGGTGCCCTCCGGCTCCTCGCAGGCATCGGCCTCGGCGGCCTCGTGCCGTCGGCGAACGCCCTCGTTGCCGAACTCGTCCCCACCAAATGGCGGTCCACCATCGCCACGCTGATGATGTCCGGTGTCCCCATCGGCGGATCCATCGCCGCCCTGGTCGGCATCCAGCTGATTCCCGCTTTCGGCTGGCAGTCGATGTTCCTCGTGGCCGTCCTGGCCCTGGTGATCGTGGTGCCGCTGGGACTGAAATACCTCCCGGAGACGCTGGCCCCGGCCGGCGCCGCAGTCAGTGCTGCAGGGAAAGACCCGGCGAAGGACGCCGGCAAGGGCCATGCTGTCAAGGAACCTTCCGGCTTCTCCTCCCTGCTCCGGGCCCCCTACCTGGGCGTCAGCATGCTGTTCGCCCTGGCGACCATCGCCACCCTCTTCGCCTGGTACGGACTGGGGACCTGGCTGCCTAACCTCATGCAGCTGGCCGGCTACAACCTGGGTTCCGCACTGACTTTCGCTCTGGCCCTCAATCTGGGTGCGGTGGCCGGCTCGGTCATCACGGCCTGGGCCGGGACCCGCTTCGGCCCGGTGCCGACCGCCATCGCGGCTGCCGCCGTCGCCGCCGGCGCACTGGTGGTCCTTGTCACCGGACCGTCGGTGACGGTCGTCTATCTCATGCTGGTCCTGGCAGGCGTCGGCACCCACGGCACGCAGTGCCTCATCATCGCCGCCGTCGCGAGCCACTATCCCGGACACCTGCGCGGTACCGCGCTGGGCTGGGCTTTGGGGACGGGCCGCATCGGCGCCGTCGTCGCACCCCAGGTGGGCGGCCTCCTGCTGGCCGCCGGACTGGGCGTCAATTCCAATTTCATTGCCTTCGCCGGTGCAGCCGCCATCGCAGCGGTCCTGCTGGCCGCCGTCGGTCTCAAACTCAAATCGAAACTCTCAACACCCTCACCTACAGGAGCAATCAATGTCTGA